GTCTATTGTTGTATTAGCTGGTCTTCTTAGGATATTTGGTCATGAGGTAGCCGAGCTTCCCATAGTGGCGACAACTAGAGAACACCAAGGGAAAGTAGGAACAAAtgaaactttgattttttttcttcttcttagtattttatttttcttttcgtTAATGTtaagaagcagaagaaaaataacTACTAAGTTGGTATATTTTGTTTTGTTATAACAGGGCTATTTCCAAGTATTATTTTCATGTATAGAGAAGTTGTTGGTTTCCCTGAATGTGGAAAACATTGTGCTTCCTACTACTGAGGAAGCAGAGTCAATCTGGACAAACAAGTTTGGATTCACAAAGATGAGTGATGATCGAGTAAGTGTACATATATTTCATGACACCATTAAAAGATTTTGTTTGGTTTTTAGGTCTTACAAATAAAAAATGAGTAATGTGGTTTGGTTGTAAATTTTTTCAGCTGTCAAAGTATATGAGAGAGGTGCAGTTTACAATTTTCAAGGGAACATCCATGATAGAAAAGGCAGCGCAGCAGCAACAACACATAATAATACCACCAGAATAGCTTAGCATACATTGAAAGATGGGGTTCCTCACTTGGTTGTCTACACTGCATTCTTTTACTTCTCAGTATCTTGTTTTGTCCTTGCTATAATCCTCACATCACATTCCTTTACTAACCTATGCTGAACTTACTGAAATCATCATTCAAGGcttatatgttgaatatttaagact
The genomic region above belongs to Humulus lupulus chromosome 1, drHumLupu1.1, whole genome shotgun sequence and contains:
- the LOC133834312 gene encoding uncharacterized protein LOC133834312, producing the protein MYCVVLTVSIIPFFCKCIYPHKSIVVLAGLLRIFGHEVAELPIVATTREHQGKGYFQVLFSCIEKLLVSLNVENIVLPTTEEAESIWTNKFGFTKMSDDRLSKYMREVQFTIFKGTSMIEKAAQQQQHIIIPPE